Below is a genomic region from Halobacterium sp. CBA1132.
GTTGGCGGCCGAGACGGGGATGACGCGGACCGCCGCGTCGGTCCTCGAACTGGACAAGGAGGGTGTCTACGACGGCGCTATCGCGGTCGTCGGGAACGCGCCGACAGCGGCGCTCGCGCTCGCGGACTGCATCGAGGACGGTACCCGGCCCGCGGTCGTCGTCGCGACGCCCGTCGGCTTCGTGAAGGCCGCCGAGAGCCGGCAGCGCCTCCGCGAGGCCGCCGCCGCGAACGGCGTCCCCGCGATTACGAACGTCGGGCGACGCGGCGGCAGCGGTCTCGCAGCGGGCCTCACGAACGAACTGGTTCACGTCGCCAGCGACGCCCGTGACGGCGACGTCGACTTGGAGCCGTGAGCGACGACTACGACCTCGATTCGGGGCCGGACCCGGCGGCGTTCGCGGCCAGCGGTCCCGAAGCAGCGGCGGACGGTCAGCGAGTCGTCCACGCGGTCGGCGTCGGCCCCGGGAACCCGGAGTTCCTGACGCCGCGCGGCGAGCGCGCGATACGCGAGGCGGGCGTCGTCGTCGGGTTCGAGACGGTCGTGGAGTTCGTCGCTGACCACACGGACGCAGACCTGCTGACGTGTGGCTACCGCGACGAGGGCGAGACGTTGGCGACGTTCGCGGAGCGCGTCGCGGCCGGCGAGCGCGGGACGGCGGTGCTGATGGGCGACCCGAACCACTCGGGCTACCAGTTCCTCGGGAAGGTCGAGCGTGCGGTGGAGCGGCCCGTGCGCGTGATTCCGGGCGTCTCGTCGCTGCAGGTGGCGGCGAGCCGGGCGCGCACGCCGATGGAGGACACCGAGTTCGTCACGCTCCACAAGAGCGGCGACCTGACCGACGACCTCGCGCGGCTCCGCGAATCTGTGGGCGAGCGCCACCTGCTCGTGCTGCCGCGGCCGTTCGACTTGATGCCGGGTGACGTCGCCGCCGACCTGGTGGACGCGGGCGCCGACCCCGAGTTGCCGGCGCTCGTGCTGGAGAAGTTGACTCACGACGACGAGGAGATAACGCGAACGACCCTCGCCGACCTCGCCAACTACGCCGGCGAGGAGACGCCGTTCTCGGACCTCTCGGTGCTGGCGGTCCGCCGACCGTAGCGCGCCGTTCAGAGCGCGCCGGCAATCGCTTCGAGCGCGGCGAGCACCCGCCACGCGTAGTAGCCGACGCCGACCAGTAGCGTGGGGAGCAGGCCGAGCAGCAACTGGTGGACAATCAGCACCGAGTACGCGAACGCGGCCGCGAGGAGGGCGACGAGGGCGACGGTCCACGAGCGGGGGAGCGAGGGGGGCGAGTAGTCGGACACACGCGCAGTTCCCGGAGAAGTGACGTAATAGTTACGCGTAGTCGCAGCGCGCGCGTCGGGTCACGCGAACACCGCGACGCCGACCACGCCCGCGAGCGCGAGCGCCAGCGAGAAGCAGATGAACAGCAGGCGGCGCGGTCCGCCGGCCTCGGTGGGCGGGGACAGTGTCTGGTCGCCGCTGGCCACGACGTCGGGCGTCTCGGAGTTCTCGTTGATGCTGCTGGTGCCGGCGAGCAGCGCGACGGCGGTGAGGCCGCCGAACGCGTAGACGAACGCGGGCATGGTGAGCGGGAGCGACTGCGAGGCCGCGACGGCGTAGCCGAGCGCGGCGACGACGGCGGCCGCGACGCCGCCGTAGAGGGCGGGCGAGACGAGGGGGCGGAGGTCCATATCTCCGGGAAGAAACGTCAACGCAAAAAGAATTGCGTGGGAGGGCGGCTCACTGCGTCCGGCGGGCGGCCCCTACCGGCCGTCGCCGTCGGCGGCGAACGCGGCGGCATCGGCGGTCAGCGACGCTTCGAAGGTGACGCCGTCGTGGCCAGCGAGCACGCGCTGCTGGGCGAGTTGGGCTTCGACGGCGTCCGTGAGCCGCGGGTGGGCGCCGAGCGGGTCAGCGTACGAGAGGCCGCC
It encodes:
- a CDS encoding cobalt-precorrin-7 (C(5))-methyltransferase; this encodes MSDDYDLDSGPDPAAFAASGPEAAADGQRVVHAVGVGPGNPEFLTPRGERAIREAGVVVGFETVVEFVADHTDADLLTCGYRDEGETLATFAERVAAGERGTAVLMGDPNHSGYQFLGKVERAVERPVRVIPGVSSLQVAASRARTPMEDTEFVTLHKSGDLTDDLARLRESVGERHLLVLPRPFDLMPGDVAADLVDAGADPELPALVLEKLTHDDEEITRTTLADLANYAGEETPFSDLSVLAVRRP
- a CDS encoding precorrin-8X methylmutase, translated to MTTDGNFESYADLGATTENAMDIAETSMDRVRELVPDETLADRVRQKSVHATGDPEFQHLVRFTGGDDSEPVREGARAVLDETPIVTDITMVKAGVTGRGHDCEVRKAIGNGAELAAETGMTRTAASVLELDKEGVYDGAIAVVGNAPTAALALADCIEDGTRPAVVVATPVGFVKAAESRQRLREAAAANGVPAITNVGRRGGSGLAAGLTNELVHVASDARDGDVDLEP